Proteins encoded in a region of the Zea mays cultivar B73 chromosome 4, Zm-B73-REFERENCE-NAM-5.0, whole genome shotgun sequence genome:
- the LOC109945495 gene encoding protein FAR1-RELATED SEQUENCE 5-like codes for MVQEEEQGGYQLASDGIKHTESATAVNAITPPAALRAPGVDEQTIFEASRMTVTEGGQHLNTMRTIGDHEQDTPVILQRHDTEKNQLQCNKTHDPEYMEFISSMQESRIPQHCIMDYVSEMHGGPESVPVTAQDMYNLKKAKQRERNANDVAKLLSFFASCKKDNPQFFSDFQLDKEGKILSIFWSHASQQGDYIDFGDAVTFDTTHKTNLYEKPLDQDPAMPVALERGQKETNTLYMFEIRVARAYTRAVMCRFQESLKYATAFKIMHDEEGGANDWVVQHTTRSNKIVWGQHQFKVTADEDAGKYTCECKHWEHTGLFCVHVLRAFMHLQIDRIPKEYILQRYTTSARQDVPFSRDDRNLKGKDGETKSYRQKMLLKKAMKVVHHASLSKAGNDRALTVMDELLEVLSRLETDIDVEETCGTSGGDGIQDDDEANRDNEKDDEFDERNNKV; via the exons ATGGTGCAGGAAGAAGAACAAGGAGGGTACCAGTTAGCGTCAGATGGAATTAAGCATACAGAATCAGCTACTGCTGTAAACGCAATTACTCCACCGGCAGCTTTGAGGGCCCCAGGGGTTGATGAACAGACCATATTtgaggcatcaaggatgacagtaACTGAAGGAGGGCAGCACCTTAATACTATGCGTACTATTGGTGATCATGAACAGGACACACCAGTGATTCTGCAGAGACAT GATACCGAAAAGAATCAATTACAATGCAACAAGACGCATGATCCTGAATACATGGAGTTCATAAGTTCAATGCAAGAGAGTCGAATCCCGCAACATTGTATTATGGATTATGTATCAGAAATGCACGGTGGCCCTGAGAGTGTGCCTGTAACAGCACAGGACATGTATAACCT GAAAAAGGCAAAGCAACGAGaaagaaatgcaaatgatgtgGCAAAGCTACTATCCTTTTTTGCATCCTGCAAAAAggataatccacaatttttctcTGACTTCCAATTGGATAAAGAAGGCAAGATTTTAAGCATATTTTGGTCACATGCAAGCCAGCAAGGGGATTACATTGATTTTGGTGATGCGGTTACATTTGACACAACACATAAGACTAATCTGTATGAAAAACCACTAG atcaagatcctgcaatgccagTAGCCCTCGAGAGG GGTCAAAAGGAAACGAACACGCTATACATGTTTGAGATAAGGGTTGCAAGAGCATACACAAGGGCTGTGATGTGTAGATTCCAGGAATCTTTGAAATATGCAACCGCATTCAAGATAATGCATGACGAAGAAGGGGGTGCAAATGATTGGGTAGTGCAACATACAACTAGATCGAATAAAATTGTTTGGGGACAGCACCAATTCAAAGTCACAGCTGATGAAGATGCAGGAAAGTATACTTGTGAATGCAAACATTGGGAACATACAG GGCTATTCTGTGTACATGTACTACGCGCGTTTATGCATCTTCAGATTGACCGGATACCGAAAGAATATATTTTACAAAGATACACCACCTCTGCAAGGCAAGATGTTCCGTTTTCAAGAGATGATAGGAATTTGAAGGGGAAGGATGGAGAAACTAAGTCATatagacagaagatgttgcttaaaaagGCAATGAAAGTAGTGCATCATGCTAGTTTATCCAAAGCAGGAAATGATAGAGCCCTAACAGTAATGGATGAGCTTCTCGAAGTACTTTCGCGTTTGGAAACAGATATAGACGTTGAGGAAACTTGTGGAACTAGTGGAGGAGATGGTATACAG GACGATGATGAAGCCAATAGAGACAACGAAAAGGATGATGAATTTGACGAAAGGAATAATAAGGTTTGA